The following are encoded in a window of Flavobacterium psychrotrophum genomic DNA:
- a CDS encoding cupin domain-containing protein — MKTIPRVVVTGEKDGKSVIIKDEITTNTSEHFPGLIISDIWATDAMPAGQEQTTIKNTAFPNTPVNGTYFRYVQIPPDTELGVKAEPGKQHPMMHKTQTLDYIIILSGELYLIMEEGETLLKPGDIVIQRGTNHAWSNRGTTPCIQLAILIDAQS; from the coding sequence ATGAAAACCATACCCAGGGTAGTAGTAACAGGAGAAAAGGACGGAAAATCGGTAATCATAAAAGATGAAATTACTACTAATACATCAGAACATTTTCCAGGGCTCATAATATCAGATATATGGGCTACAGATGCAATGCCGGCGGGGCAGGAGCAAACTACCATTAAAAATACTGCTTTCCCTAACACACCAGTGAATGGTACTTATTTCAGGTATGTACAAATACCTCCCGATACAGAACTTGGTGTAAAGGCAGAGCCGGGCAAGCAGCACCCGATGATGCACAAAACGCAAACGCTGGATTACATTATAATTTTATCAGGTGAATTATACCTTATAATGGAAGAGGGCGAAACGCTGCTTAAACCGGGTGATATTGTAATACAAAGAGGTACTAACCATGCCTGGAGTAACAGGGGTACTACGCCCTGCATTCAGCTTGCCATACTTATTGATGCTCAAAGTTAA
- a CDS encoding Crp/Fnr family transcriptional regulator: MESQFQKYLGTQTTLTDDAIHAISSCAIARTLRRNELLLEPGEVCRHKVFIVSGLLRNFITTANGNEHVLHFSPELTWTLDVESYDKEIPSAIAIGAVEPTEVLLWQKADFNKLLADIPLLKQFSEQLVARTMYYNRQRMATILSASPEEKYDDFTQRFPGLIARLPLHMIASHLGISLKTLTRIRHAQLLR; this comes from the coding sequence ATGGAATCGCAGTTTCAAAAATACTTGGGTACACAAACTACACTTACAGATGATGCAATACACGCCATTAGCAGCTGCGCCATTGCCCGCACGCTGCGCCGCAACGAGCTGTTGTTAGAACCGGGAGAGGTATGCCGCCACAAAGTATTTATTGTAAGCGGGCTGCTGCGAAACTTTATAACCACCGCAAACGGCAACGAACACGTATTGCATTTTTCGCCAGAACTGACCTGGACGCTTGATGTGGAAAGTTATGATAAAGAAATTCCATCGGCAATTGCCATTGGCGCCGTAGAACCTACCGAGGTATTACTATGGCAAAAAGCCGATTTCAATAAACTATTGGCAGACATTCCGCTGCTTAAACAGTTTTCTGAACAGCTTGTGGCACGTACCATGTACTATAACAGGCAACGCATGGCAACTATACTAAGTGCCAGCCCCGAAGAAAAATATGATGATTTTACGCAACGTTTCCCGGGCCTGATAGCGCGATTACCCCTACACATGATTGCTTCACATCTTGGCATTTCGCTAAAAACACTTACCCGCATTCGTCATGCGCAACTGCTGCGCTAA
- a CDS encoding sensor histidine kinase, whose protein sequence is MTKKLEIRYHIIFWLVFICLDQLFSNVLSGKQSMNILWSVLQNTGFVVLNMLVFYINYLWICPRTIPQKKWKWFALGQIGFLFLFPALRYPYEEIIIFHITGMHNYFGDIDAPYYVYDNSPYVITIVLISLVAYFVKYLFETIQQVNKLQLEKKQAELLVLKSQLSPHFLFNTLNSFYSDLYDAEPKVASDIMKLSEMLRYVTYENENNTVLLKDETEFLENYIALFNRRYDGTIPVVFKHTTKESHTRIPALLLIHFVENAFKHGVIDDKNCPLFFDLAVNNNRLLFTATNHIRRSVHYDEPGIGYKNIRQRLDIMFPGSHTLDVREQENMYIASLSIPLLP, encoded by the coding sequence ATGACAAAGAAATTAGAAATTCGCTACCATATCATTTTCTGGCTCGTATTTATTTGCCTTGACCAGTTATTTAGCAACGTGCTGAGTGGTAAGCAAAGCATGAATATACTTTGGTCGGTTTTACAAAACACAGGATTTGTGGTTCTGAATATGCTGGTGTTCTACATCAACTATTTATGGATATGCCCGCGCACGATTCCGCAAAAAAAGTGGAAATGGTTTGCGTTGGGGCAAATAGGTTTCCTGTTTCTTTTTCCGGCATTGCGCTATCCTTATGAAGAGATAATTATTTTCCACATTACCGGTATGCACAACTATTTTGGAGATATTGATGCTCCTTATTATGTATACGATAATTCGCCTTATGTAATAACTATTGTGCTAATAAGCCTGGTAGCCTATTTTGTAAAATATCTTTTTGAAACCATACAGCAGGTTAATAAACTGCAACTGGAAAAAAAGCAGGCCGAACTTTTAGTACTCAAAAGCCAATTAAGCCCCCATTTTTTATTTAATACATTAAATAGCTTTTATTCAGATCTATATGATGCAGAACCAAAAGTAGCTTCAGATATTATGAAGCTTTCTGAGATGCTGCGGTACGTAACCTATGAGAATGAAAATAATACGGTGTTACTTAAGGATGAAACTGAGTTTTTAGAGAATTATATCGCCTTGTTTAACAGGCGGTATGACGGAACCATACCTGTAGTTTTCAAACATACCACAAAAGAAAGCCATACCCGTATACCTGCGCTGCTACTTATACACTTTGTAGAGAATGCCTTTAAGCATGGTGTGATAGACGATAAAAACTGCCCCTTATTTTTTGATCTTGCAGTAAATAATAACAGGCTGCTATTTACTGCAACAAACCACATAAGGAGAAGTGTGCACTATGACGAGCCGGGCATAGGCTATAAGAACATCAGGCAGCGGCTTGATATTATGTTCCCCGGCAGCCATACGCTGGATGTAAGAGAACAGGAAAATATGTACATTGCATCGTTAAGCATACCTTTACTACCATGA
- a CDS encoding VOC family protein, with the protein MDYTITGFHHFAIKAQDFEVTVRFYETLGFEIVHGWSLPDFNLKQCVMMRNALINCYIEICDKDADFPSQGRKHIHGEGYVQNAIMHICFTVTDAAAAFEAALKNGAVPLSDKETLQLNSGVKSVSVSNSLVYSPNGEVIEFLEQVVF; encoded by the coding sequence ATGGACTATACAATTACAGGTTTTCACCATTTTGCCATCAAGGCACAGGACTTTGAAGTAACAGTACGTTTTTATGAAACCCTTGGGTTTGAAATAGTGCATGGCTGGAGCCTGCCGGACTTTAATTTAAAGCAGTGTGTAATGATGCGCAATGCCCTTATAAACTGTTATATAGAGATATGCGATAAAGATGCTGATTTCCCTTCGCAGGGGCGCAAGCATATACATGGTGAGGGTTATGTGCAAAATGCAATTATGCATATATGCTTTACGGTAACAGATGCAGCCGCGGCCTTTGAGGCAGCACTAAAAAATGGAGCCGTTCCACTATCTGATAAAGAGACATTGCAATTAAATAGCGGAGTAAAATCTGTTTCGGTATCAAACAGCCTGGTTTATAGCCCTAATGGAGAGGTCATAGAGTTTTTAGAACAGGTTGTTTTTTGA
- a CDS encoding glycoside hydrolase family 43 protein, whose protein sequence is MQADPTIFQDNGTYYLYGTNNNPNVKGEGFAVYTSTDMQKWEGPAGAHDGFAFKKGDGYGTTGFWAPQIFKHNNKYYMAYTANEQIAIAVADSPVGPFTNAGNPLPSTGKQIDPFVFFDNGKVYLYHVRLDNGNRIFVAEMEDDLSAIKPGTLTECIHATQPWENTENVSWTVAEGPTVLKNGSLYYLIYSANDFRNKDYAAGYATSSSPMGPWTKATSSPFISRQQLNYPGTGHGDVFYNPAGDMFYVFHTHFSNTKVDPRKTAIVPITLSSGTLSVKAGAEMMWPYTE, encoded by the coding sequence ATGCAGGCTGACCCAACCATCTTTCAGGATAATGGCACCTATTATTTATATGGTACAAACAATAATCCCAATGTAAAGGGAGAAGGCTTTGCAGTATACACTTCTACTGATATGCAAAAGTGGGAAGGGCCTGCCGGTGCACACGATGGCTTTGCTTTTAAAAAAGGAGATGGTTATGGTACTACAGGGTTCTGGGCGCCACAAATATTTAAACACAATAATAAATACTACATGGCTTATACTGCCAATGAGCAAATAGCCATAGCAGTTGCCGATAGCCCTGTAGGGCCATTTACAAATGCAGGTAATCCGCTGCCGTCTACCGGTAAGCAAATAGACCCATTTGTGTTTTTTGATAACGGCAAGGTTTATCTGTACCATGTAAGGTTAGATAACGGCAACCGCATTTTTGTTGCAGAAATGGAAGATGACCTTAGTGCTATTAAACCCGGAACGCTTACCGAATGTATACATGCTACACAGCCATGGGAAAATACTGAAAATGTAAGCTGGACAGTAGCAGAAGGGCCTACCGTTCTAAAGAATGGCAGCTTATATTACCTTATATACTCGGCTAACGATTTCAGGAATAAAGATTATGCAGCAGGCTATGCCACATCTTCAAGCCCTATGGGCCCCTGGACAAAGGCAACTTCAAGCCCGTTTATATCCAGGCAGCAGCTAAACTACCCGGGTACAGGTCACGGCGACGTGTTTTACAATCCGGCTGGAGATATGTTCTACGTGTTCCATACCCATTTTTCGAACACAAAGGTAGACCCTCGTAAAACTGCAATTGTGCCAATAACATTAAGTTCAGGTACATTATCTGTAAAAGCAGGAGCAGAAATGATGTGGCCTTATACTGAATAA
- a CDS encoding SDR family oxidoreductase: MRVFVTGASGFVGSAVVKELLSAGHKVLGLVRSESAAETLAQTGAEVLLGDINDQDIIRRGATECDAVIHTAFNHDFSQYKASCEADRLVIETFGNATSGTGKPVVITSGIGLLRGENIITEDDVPTVSAEVMPRIASEEAAASANAKGANVYIVRLPPTTHGAGDHGFVHFIMNISKENGKSAYIGDGQNLWPAVHRFDAAAVYRLIVEKAPEQRVFHPVAEQGIPFAEIAGSISKGLNLPLVSLSAEEAQQHFTWFTHFASFHCPASSAKTREVLGWQPTHTELLADMEAFYF; this comes from the coding sequence ATGCGAGTATTTGTTACAGGGGCCTCTGGTTTTGTAGGCTCTGCAGTTGTAAAAGAACTATTATCGGCAGGACACAAAGTATTAGGCCTGGTGCGGTCTGAAAGTGCCGCCGAAACCTTAGCCCAAACCGGTGCAGAGGTGCTCCTTGGCGACATCAACGACCAGGATATCATTCGCCGTGGCGCTACCGAATGTGATGCTGTTATCCATACGGCCTTTAACCACGACTTTTCTCAATACAAAGCCAGTTGTGAGGCAGACCGCCTGGTTATCGAAACTTTTGGCAATGCTACTTCCGGCACAGGAAAACCTGTTGTTATTACGTCGGGTATCGGCCTGCTGCGTGGTGAGAACATTATTACTGAAGATGATGTGCCTACCGTAAGTGCTGAAGTAATGCCGAGAATTGCGTCTGAAGAGGCCGCTGCCAGCGCTAACGCAAAGGGTGCAAATGTATATATTGTGCGCCTCCCTCCTACCACACATGGTGCAGGCGATCATGGCTTTGTACATTTTATTATGAATATCTCAAAAGAAAATGGCAAGTCGGCTTATATAGGCGACGGGCAAAATTTATGGCCTGCAGTACATCGCTTTGATGCCGCTGCCGTATACCGCCTTATTGTTGAGAAAGCACCGGAACAAAGGGTATTTCACCCTGTTGCAGAACAAGGTATTCCGTTTGCAGAAATAGCCGGTAGCATCAGCAAAGGCCTTAATCTTCCCTTAGTAAGCCTTTCAGCAGAGGAAGCACAGCAACACTTTACATGGTTTACACATTTTGCATCGTTTCATTGCCCTGCATCGAGTGCAAAAACAAGAGAGGTACTCGGTTGGCAGCCTACACATACTGAGTTGCTAGCAGATATGGAGGCTTTTTATTTCTAA
- a CDS encoding LytR/AlgR family response regulator transcription factor yields MSEHLTCIIVDDEPPAIRLLQKYAEQMPGLECVATTTKAIEALQLIEQHQPDIVFLDIQMPDLTGLQLSAIIKDKVKIIFTTAYPQFAVEGFELNAVDYLLKPVAFNRFITAVEKCRKVAEAVQVNTQPETNTEDYFFVKTDGKNRYKRIAFNDVYYIESIRNYVVIHTKDEQVITYNTLKNFEENLPEPLFIKIHKSYIIALSKIEKTDSNEVWLLNKSLPLGDTYKTEFFKKINKFSF; encoded by the coding sequence ATGAGCGAACACCTTACCTGCATAATAGTAGACGACGAGCCGCCTGCTATACGCCTGCTGCAAAAATATGCCGAACAAATGCCCGGCCTTGAGTGTGTTGCAACCACCACTAAAGCCATTGAGGCATTACAACTTATAGAGCAGCACCAGCCTGATATTGTGTTCCTGGACATTCAAATGCCCGACCTTACCGGGTTGCAGCTCTCTGCCATTATAAAAGATAAGGTAAAGATTATTTTTACAACGGCATATCCGCAGTTTGCAGTAGAGGGTTTTGAACTTAATGCTGTTGATTACCTGCTTAAGCCCGTAGCATTTAACCGCTTTATTACTGCCGTAGAAAAATGCCGGAAGGTAGCCGAGGCAGTACAAGTCAATACACAACCCGAAACTAATACGGAAGATTATTTTTTTGTAAAGACTGATGGCAAGAACCGCTATAAACGCATTGCTTTTAACGATGTATATTATATAGAAAGTATTCGAAACTATGTAGTAATACACACAAAAGACGAGCAGGTTATTACCTACAATACACTTAAGAATTTTGAAGAGAATTTACCCGAGCCGCTTTTTATTAAAATTCACAAATCCTACATTATTGCACTCTCAAAAATAGAAAAGACAGATAGCAATGAGGTGTGGTTACTTAATAAATCGCTTCCGTTAGGGGACACTTATAAAACCGAATTTTTTAAAAAAATAAACAAGTTCTCTTTCTGA
- a CDS encoding outer membrane beta-barrel protein, producing the protein MKKLLLLLFTFTTALLQAQDISGTVTDRNLGNALPFASVLLKDAQKEIISVTADDKGTFTFNTPNEFTSGKLIISYVGYTPLVKDIAKKDFPLTIKAALLPDATELNEVTLTSKKDAVTLKGDKMIYSIEKTGLGNGNNGLETLRQLPGMSLDKDENLIFRGSNVQVMINGKKSLLQGDALREYLRSLKGSDIANVEIIAQPSARYDAAGTAGIINIVLKKNRAAGISGNVYTYTGYGEYFKAQQGTRLFYNDSLWTINGNASYYDGKSVNHRKVKQTILLDEGTRNIDQRNEWLPVTTSKNVNLAAERKLSKNELISTELQYDYSGADENTYGTTKEYMNGLPVTTVNLSQHIKSPSERITGNLFYNYTSDSLTTKFDAQANYAHYKTTNSGYLRNDYPADVFMQLNGANKTTYDVATVQADLLQKIGKRVTLEAGAKYSFVDMTYYNRYDTNNAGLLIIPDSLLVNDFSYKEHLTSAYTQASLDLEKWNFMAGLRMEHQNYTAASLINNQTNHKSYTNFFPSFSANYKEGNSQYQLSYSRRIGRPNYLALNPYYQYIDAYTLEKGNPALRPQLYHSLQLSYVYKSALNLSLYGYRYKNGFTNVIDYQESDNYNITYQANAAKGNRLGFSASMPYEVNKWWSMQLSLDGNYNSESAYIPGFTYSGSGWGYSANMYESFTLKNDWNINISGFYNGRTTAANGYSRATYDMSVSVKKSLLEKKLQLSTGCSNLLKRSFYNTVTQVNNVTTDWTNRWETRRFFFQAVYYFGNGKSKNIKSASLGEETNRI; encoded by the coding sequence ATGAAAAAATTACTCCTCTTACTATTCACCTTCACTACTGCCCTATTACAGGCACAGGACATTTCCGGAACCGTTACAGATCGCAATTTAGGTAACGCATTACCTTTTGCATCGGTACTACTTAAAGATGCACAAAAAGAAATTATCTCTGTTACAGCAGATGACAAAGGTACCTTTACCTTTAATACCCCTAATGAATTTACCTCGGGTAAGCTTATCATTAGCTATGTAGGGTATACTCCTCTGGTAAAAGATATTGCAAAAAAAGATTTCCCCCTTACTATAAAAGCTGCCCTTTTACCTGATGCTACGGAGTTAAATGAAGTTACGCTCACATCAAAAAAAGATGCCGTAACCCTAAAGGGGGATAAAATGATATACAGCATTGAAAAAACCGGTCTGGGCAATGGCAATAACGGCCTTGAAACCCTGCGCCAGTTGCCCGGTATGAGCCTTGATAAAGATGAGAACCTCATATTTAGGGGCAGTAATGTTCAGGTTATGATAAATGGCAAAAAAAGTTTGCTACAGGGCGACGCGCTGCGCGAATACCTACGCTCGCTTAAAGGTAGTGATATTGCGAATGTAGAAATCATTGCCCAGCCATCGGCACGTTATGATGCGGCAGGAACTGCAGGTATTATAAACATTGTACTGAAAAAGAACCGGGCCGCCGGGATTAGTGGTAATGTTTATACCTATACAGGTTATGGCGAATATTTTAAGGCACAACAAGGTACCCGACTGTTCTATAACGACTCTCTCTGGACCATAAACGGAAACGCTTCGTACTACGACGGTAAATCTGTAAACCATCGCAAGGTAAAACAAACCATCCTTTTAGACGAAGGTACCCGCAACATAGACCAGCGCAATGAATGGCTGCCGGTAACTACATCTAAAAATGTAAACCTGGCGGCAGAAAGGAAACTGAGCAAAAATGAACTGATAAGTACCGAGCTGCAATATGACTATTCCGGCGCTGATGAGAACACTTACGGCACTACTAAAGAATATATGAATGGCCTGCCCGTAACGACTGTAAACCTTAGCCAACACATTAAAAGCCCCAGCGAACGCATTACAGGCAACTTATTTTACAACTACACATCTGATAGTCTTACTACTAAGTTTGATGCACAGGCTAATTATGCGCATTATAAAACTACCAACTCCGGTTATTTGCGTAACGACTACCCGGCCGATGTGTTTATGCAACTTAACGGGGCTAATAAAACTACGTATGATGTTGCCACGGTACAGGCCGACCTGCTTCAAAAAATAGGGAAGCGCGTTACTCTTGAAGCAGGAGCTAAATATTCGTTTGTTGATATGACGTATTACAACCGCTATGATACTAATAATGCCGGATTGTTAATTATACCCGACAGCCTGCTGGTAAATGATTTTTCTTATAAAGAACATTTAACCTCTGCTTATACCCAGGCATCGCTTGATCTTGAAAAATGGAACTTTATGGCTGGACTTCGTATGGAACACCAGAATTACACTGCGGCATCGCTCATTAATAATCAAACTAACCATAAAAGCTATACCAACTTTTTCCCGTCGTTCTCTGCAAATTATAAAGAAGGCAACAGCCAGTATCAGCTTAGTTACAGCCGACGCATTGGCAGGCCAAACTACCTGGCACTAAACCCCTACTACCAGTATATTGATGCTTACACACTCGAAAAAGGTAACCCTGCCTTAAGGCCACAACTTTACCACAGCCTGCAATTGAGCTATGTATACAAAAGTGCTTTAAACCTCAGCCTTTATGGATACCGGTACAAAAATGGCTTTACCAATGTTATAGATTATCAGGAAAGCGATAACTACAACATTACCTATCAGGCCAATGCGGCTAAAGGCAACAGGCTGGGCTTTTCGGCCTCTATGCCTTATGAGGTAAACAAATGGTGGAGTATGCAGCTAAGCCTTGATGGCAATTACAACAGTGAGTCGGCTTATATACCGGGGTTTACTTACAGCGGCAGTGGTTGGGGCTACTCAGCAAACATGTATGAAAGCTTTACACTTAAAAACGACTGGAATATTAATATAAGCGGATTTTATAACGGCAGGACTACTGCTGCTAACGGCTATTCGCGCGCTACTTATGATATGAGCGTAAGTGTAAAAAAGAGCCTGCTCGAGAAAAAGCTTCAGCTTAGTACCGGCTGTAGTAATCTATTAAAAAGAAGCTTTTACAACACGGTAACACAGGTAAATAATGTAACTACCGACTGGACAAACCGCTGGGAAACGCGACGGTTTTTCTTTCAGGCTGTGTACTACTTTGGTAACGGAAAGTCTAAAAACATTAAATCGGCCTCGTTAGGAGAAGAAACAAATAGGATTTAA
- a CDS encoding Ig-like domain-containing protein — MKKNYVSFSKKLGLAFGLVISLLSTVASAQVTYCSPTFRTISNTCTNYSLRNVTLGSITNAPAIGQCTTFNYTAMSTSALPGTAVPYSITLGNWMSFAIYADFNGDGDFDDTNELLLAGHPAWESPIETTTGTISIPEGVAAGSYRLRVLAVWGDSSAQQVGAGQACANFSGREAGGNYHDYTLNVTGPVATALAVTTANSAPATINTDGGTLQLAAAITPAAAPQDVTWAVTTGAEFATVSTTGLVTATANGTVVVTATSSATPAITGTISITITNQVVAVTAVAVTTENEADATIVTDGGTLQLLATISPDDATDDSVTWAVTTGGEFASVSATGLVTATANGTVTVTATSVADGTLSDSIDIIITNQVVAVTAVTVTTENEADATIITNGGTLQLVATISPDDATDDSVTWAVTTGEAFASVSATGLVTATANGTVTVTATSVADGTLSDSIDIIITNQVVAVTAVIVTTENDVPATIITDNGTLQLVATVSPDDATDSSVVWSVVSGSEFASVSTSGLVTALANGTATIRATSVADDTLFDDIEIVITGSLSADKFNSLLVKVYPNPTNGTVFIKSDVPVKQVAIYNMLGQTVYANAANEINLSNIEKGVYFVEIGLVNGQTATEKIIKN; from the coding sequence ATGAAAAAAAATTACGTTTCGTTCTCTAAGAAACTTGGCCTGGCATTTGGCCTGGTAATTTCGTTACTGTCTACTGTAGCTAGTGCCCAGGTAACATATTGTTCCCCTACGTTCAGGACTATATCTAATACCTGCACAAACTACAGTTTAAGAAATGTTACTCTGGGCAGTATAACTAATGCACCTGCCATAGGTCAGTGTACTACATTTAATTATACAGCAATGTCTACATCAGCGCTGCCAGGCACAGCCGTTCCTTACTCTATTACATTAGGTAACTGGATGTCTTTTGCTATTTATGCCGACTTTAACGGCGACGGCGATTTTGATGATACTAATGAATTATTACTTGCAGGCCATCCGGCTTGGGAGTCACCCATAGAAACAACTACAGGAACTATATCCATTCCTGAGGGCGTAGCCGCCGGTTCTTACAGGCTTAGGGTATTAGCCGTGTGGGGCGATAGTAGCGCTCAACAAGTAGGAGCCGGGCAGGCATGCGCTAACTTTAGCGGACGCGAAGCTGGTGGAAATTACCATGATTATACGCTAAATGTAACAGGACCGGTAGCTACAGCACTTGCCGTCACAACAGCAAACAGTGCACCTGCTACCATTAATACAGATGGTGGTACGCTACAACTTGCAGCAGCCATTACACCAGCAGCTGCGCCACAAGATGTTACTTGGGCAGTTACCACAGGTGCTGAGTTTGCAACAGTAAGCACTACAGGACTTGTTACGGCAACGGCAAACGGTACTGTGGTTGTAACGGCAACTTCTTCAGCAACGCCTGCTATCACAGGTACCATAAGCATTACTATTACAAACCAGGTTGTGGCTGTTACCGCAGTTGCTGTGACGACAGAAAATGAAGCAGATGCGACTATTGTTACTGATGGTGGTACATTACAACTATTAGCTACTATAAGCCCTGATGATGCTACTGATGACAGCGTAACATGGGCTGTTACTACAGGTGGTGAATTTGCATCGGTAAGTGCAACAGGACTTGTTACAGCTACAGCAAACGGTACCGTTACTGTTACTGCAACATCTGTAGCCGATGGCACATTATCTGACAGTATTGATATTATTATTACAAACCAGGTTGTAGCGGTTACGGCAGTTACGGTAACTACAGAAAATGAAGCCGATGCAACTATTATTACAAATGGTGGTACGCTACAATTAGTTGCCACTATAAGCCCAGACGATGCTACAGATGACAGCGTAACATGGGCAGTTACTACAGGTGAGGCATTTGCATCGGTAAGTGCAACAGGACTTGTTACAGCTACAGCAAACGGCACCGTTACTGTTACTGCAACATCTGTAGCCGATGGCACATTATCTGACAGTATTGATATTATTATTACAAACCAGGTTGTAGCGGTTACTGCTGTAATAGTTACAACAGAAAATGATGTACCGGCAACAATTATAACAGACAATGGTACCCTGCAACTAGTTGCTACTGTAAGCCCAGACGATGCTACAGATAGTAGTGTAGTATGGTCTGTAGTATCAGGTTCAGAATTTGCATCTGTAAGCACAAGCGGGTTAGTTACAGCTCTTGCAAACGGCACAGCTACAATAAGAGCTACATCTGTTGCAGATGATACCTTGTTTGATGATATAGAAATAGTTATTACCGGCAGCCTTTCGGCCGATAAGTTCAACAGCCTATTGGTTAAGGTATATCCTAATCCTACTAACGGAACTGTATTTATAAAAAGTGACGTTCCTGTAAAGCAGGTTGCTATTTATAACATGTTGGGACAAACTGTTTACGCAAATGCTGCTAATGAGATAAACCTTTCAAATATTGAAAAAGGTGTATACTTTGTAGAGATAGGCCTTGTAAACGGACAAACAGCAACAGAAAAAATTATTAAGAACTAA
- a CDS encoding winged helix-turn-helix transcriptional regulator yields the protein MRKESSTNFENEVTLNAFCNASKTLALISGRWKLSLVFSLLENNERTFSDFKIVLPHISDRILALQLKELIAAEVIYKEKYGRSFNYILTPKGKALEKVLKELINFEHQ from the coding sequence ATGCGAAAAGAAAGTTCTACCAACTTTGAAAATGAGGTTACCCTAAATGCATTTTGCAATGCCTCCAAAACACTTGCCCTTATCAGCGGACGCTGGAAACTATCTCTTGTTTTTTCTTTGTTGGAAAATAATGAACGAACGTTTTCTGACTTTAAAATAGTATTGCCTCACATAAGCGACAGGATACTTGCCCTGCAACTCAAAGAGCTTATTGCCGCAGAAGTTATATATAAAGAAAAATACGGCAGAAGTTTTAACTACATTCTTACGCCCAAAGGAAAAGCATTAGAAAAAGTACTTAAAGAACTCATTAACTTTGAGCATCAATAA